A DNA window from Marinobacter alexandrii contains the following coding sequences:
- a CDS encoding LysR substrate-binding domain-containing protein codes for MNLQQLEYALALEKLGSFTQAAKTLHVTQPALSLQIKNLENEIGISLFDRSRTNVEPTERGLKFLLKAGEIVSASKQLKDYAMSLGQQYTGKLKIGVIPTLSPFLIPLFLDDFNQTYQEVSIEVHELLTEQILQKVRLGELDGGVISTPISRQGIEVRPLFYESFFLYQNQESNKVLALESLKLSNIDLGTLWLLEEGNCFRDQVNDICSFKHVKTQTSLKYFCSNIDSLIRMVDHFGGITILPELTTLSLDNDQEKSLVILEGKIREIGFINRKSSGQEHLFEALCTIIERNVPRSMKHKDDREVVDPGIDSNW; via the coding sequence ATGAATCTTCAGCAATTAGAATATGCACTCGCACTTGAAAAGTTAGGCTCGTTTACACAAGCTGCTAAGACCTTGCATGTCACCCAACCTGCACTTAGTTTACAGATCAAAAACCTTGAAAACGAAATAGGCATCTCTCTTTTCGATAGGTCTAGGACAAACGTAGAACCGACTGAACGGGGATTGAAATTTTTATTAAAAGCAGGCGAAATAGTCTCAGCCAGTAAACAGTTGAAAGACTATGCTATGAGCCTAGGCCAACAGTATACAGGTAAGTTGAAAATTGGAGTAATTCCAACATTATCACCATTTCTGATTCCACTATTTCTAGATGATTTCAATCAAACATATCAAGAGGTATCAATAGAAGTACACGAGCTTTTGACAGAACAGATTTTACAAAAAGTCAGATTAGGCGAACTCGATGGCGGAGTTATTTCTACACCAATATCCAGGCAAGGCATAGAGGTCAGACCCCTTTTTTATGAATCTTTCTTTCTTTATCAAAATCAAGAAAGTAATAAGGTCTTGGCTTTGGAATCACTCAAACTTTCAAACATAGATTTGGGAACTCTTTGGCTACTCGAAGAAGGAAACTGCTTTCGAGATCAGGTTAATGATATTTGCTCATTTAAGCATGTAAAAACACAAACAAGCTTAAAATATTTTTGTAGCAATATAGATTCCTTAATCCGGATGGTGGATCATTTTGGTGGAATTACAATACTTCCAGAGTTGACCACCTTAAGTTTAGATAATGATCAGGAAAAGAGTTTAGTTATTCTTGAAGGAAAGATTCGTGAAATTGGTTTTATAAATAGAAAATCTTCGGGACAAGAACATTTGTTTGAGGCTTTATGCACCATTATCGAGCGAAATGTCCCACGATCTATGAAGCATAAGGATGATAGGGAAGTTGTTGATCCAGGAATAGATAGTAACTGGTAG
- the trmB gene encoding tRNA (guanosine(46)-N7)-methyltransferase TrmB — protein MAKKNKLTKFSENMASKNVIEPGKDLFESIHGNWSEFFSNNNEIVIELACGWGEYTISLAEKYTSQNFIGIDIKGDRIWRGSQYAQENNLENVAFLRTHIIEILKSFDENEVDEIWLTFPDPRPKERDEKHRLSNKNFLEKYRQILKADGWFKFKTDNTELFEYTLQVLADFNIKDHEFTFDLYDSPMLNEHHGIKTKYERIWTEKGEKIKYMKFRFAD, from the coding sequence TTGGCAAAAAAAAATAAGTTAACGAAGTTTTCCGAAAATATGGCAAGTAAAAATGTCATAGAACCAGGAAAAGATCTTTTTGAGTCGATCCATGGAAACTGGAGCGAATTCTTTAGTAATAATAATGAAATCGTAATAGAACTTGCCTGTGGGTGGGGAGAGTACACTATTTCATTAGCAGAAAAATACACTAGTCAAAACTTTATAGGAATTGACATAAAGGGTGATCGTATTTGGAGAGGAAGTCAGTATGCTCAAGAGAATAACCTGGAGAATGTAGCATTTCTTCGTACACATATCATTGAGATCTTGAAATCTTTTGATGAAAATGAGGTAGATGAAATATGGTTGACTTTTCCAGACCCAAGACCAAAAGAACGTGATGAAAAGCATAGGCTGTCCAACAAGAATTTCTTAGAAAAGTATCGCCAGATTCTTAAAGCAGATGGGTGGTTTAAATTCAAAACGGACAATACAGAGCTTTTTGAATATACATTACAAGTATTAGCCGACTTCAATATCAAAGATCATGAATTCACATTCGACCTGTACGATTCACCCATGCTGAACGAACACCACGGAATTAAAACCAAATACGAACGCATCTGGACAGAGAAAGGGGAAAAAATCAAGTACATGAAGTTTAGGTTCGCTGACTAA
- a CDS encoding flavodoxin family protein — protein sequence MSKTDFTDLSALFINCTLKKSPNQSHTQGLIDVSIDIMEKEGLATESIRFVDYAIPYGVHPDMKEHGYGEDDWPEIYEKVMAADILVIGTPIWLGEKSSVSVKLIERLYGMSGNQNDKGQYIYYGKVGGCVVTGNEDGIKHCAMSILYAIQHLGYSIPPQADCGWIGEAGPGPSYMDKEANAFDNAFTNRNTTFMTYNLLHLARMMKDNGGYPKYGNSRKDWDDGTRWNFENPEYR from the coding sequence ATGAGTAAAACTGATTTCACTGACCTTTCTGCATTGTTTATCAATTGCACGCTTAAAAAATCTCCTAATCAGAGTCATACCCAAGGTTTGATAGATGTTTCTATTGATATCATGGAGAAAGAAGGTTTAGCTACTGAGAGTATTCGCTTTGTTGATTATGCGATTCCTTATGGAGTCCACCCAGATATGAAAGAACATGGGTATGGAGAAGATGATTGGCCAGAAATCTACGAAAAAGTAATGGCAGCTGATATTTTGGTCATTGGAACCCCAATCTGGCTGGGTGAAAAATCTTCTGTTTCGGTTAAGTTAATTGAACGTTTATATGGAATGAGCGGTAATCAAAATGATAAGGGACAATACATCTATTATGGCAAAGTAGGAGGATGTGTTGTTACGGGTAATGAAGATGGCATCAAGCATTGCGCTATGAGTATTCTATATGCAATACAACATCTAGGATACAGCATTCCACCTCAGGCAGATTGTGGATGGATCGGTGAAGCTGGTCCTGGACCTAGTTACATGGATAAAGAAGCCAATGCATTTGACAATGCTTTTACGAACAGGAATACCACTTTTATGACTTACAACTTGCTCCATCTTGCAAGGATGATGAAGGATAATGGAGGATATCCTAAGTATGGTAACTCCAGGAAAGATTGGGATGACGGGACGAGATGGAATTTTGAAAATCCTGAATATAGATAG
- a CDS encoding sodium-dependent bicarbonate transport family permease produces the protein MIFSGLAENITNPALLFFLLGIIAVQLKSDLQIPESSSKFISIYLLFSIGFKGGQELSHSAISGELIWSIVAGVLLAATVPLLAFFILKRRLSIENSGAIAAAYGSVSAVTFVTAISFLEFQQVEFGGHMIAVMAVMEAPAIVVGVLLINLYNKTDKNRPSCKSVLYHSVTNGSVVLIMGSLIIGFLASDKQAQGIEPFTTDIFKGFLAVFLLDMGITSGKQLSVMVKKGLYPFLFSTLMPFFNGLVALFISMQITDSPGNQLLFALLGASASYIAVPAAMKNAVPKANPSLYLPMALGITFPINVIIGIPFYYQIIQNAG, from the coding sequence ATGATTTTCAGTGGCCTAGCCGAAAACATTACGAATCCTGCTTTGCTCTTCTTCCTACTAGGGATCATAGCAGTTCAATTGAAAAGTGATTTACAAATACCAGAAAGCTCTTCGAAATTTATTTCGATCTACTTGCTGTTTTCCATTGGATTCAAAGGAGGACAAGAGCTTTCTCATAGCGCAATAAGTGGTGAGTTGATATGGAGCATTGTCGCAGGAGTCTTGTTGGCTGCTACTGTTCCATTACTTGCTTTTTTCATCCTAAAACGAAGGTTGAGTATTGAAAACTCTGGGGCCATAGCAGCAGCATATGGATCCGTAAGTGCAGTAACTTTTGTAACCGCCATTTCTTTCCTTGAGTTTCAGCAAGTAGAATTTGGAGGTCATATGATTGCTGTTATGGCTGTTATGGAAGCTCCTGCTATCGTTGTAGGTGTATTACTTATCAACCTTTACAACAAGACAGATAAGAATCGACCTTCCTGTAAGTCAGTCCTCTATCATTCTGTAACGAATGGCAGTGTTGTTCTAATTATGGGAAGTCTCATCATTGGGTTTCTAGCTAGTGATAAACAAGCGCAAGGTATTGAGCCTTTTACAACAGATATTTTTAAAGGGTTTCTGGCAGTGTTCCTTTTAGATATGGGTATCACAAGTGGAAAGCAACTCTCCGTTATGGTAAAAAAAGGATTATACCCCTTCCTGTTTTCAACATTGATGCCTTTTTTCAATGGCCTGGTAGCCCTCTTTATTAGTATGCAAATAACGGACTCTCCAGGAAATCAATTATTGTTTGCATTGCTTGGTGCAAGTGCTTCATACATCGCTGTTCCTGCAGCTATGAAAAACGCAGTGCCAAAGGCAAATCCGAGTTTATATCTACCAATGGCATTGGGTATTACATTTCCAATCAATGTAATCATCGGAATTCCTTTCTACTATCAAATCATTCAAAATGCTGGTTGA
- a CDS encoding thioredoxin family protein, which produces MAVELKTDDDFLTTINNNDKVIVKYYADWCGSCRLFGPKFKRLSEDDRFSDVTFLDVNAENSSEARKLAGVTSLPFFATFKNGELITGVATSKEDTVVDLMNAI; this is translated from the coding sequence ATGGCAGTAGAATTAAAAACGGACGATGATTTTTTAACGACTATCAATAATAATGATAAAGTGATAGTCAAATATTATGCTGATTGGTGTGGTAGTTGTAGACTTTTTGGACCCAAATTTAAAAGGCTCTCTGAAGATGACAGATTCTCGGATGTAACTTTCTTAGATGTAAATGCTGAAAATAGCTCTGAAGCAAGAAAACTTGCGGGCGTAACGAGTCTTCCTTTCTTTGCAACTTTCAAGAATGGCGAATTAATTACCGGTGTAGCAACGAGTAAGGAAGACACTGTTGTGGACTTGATGAATGCTATTTAA
- a CDS encoding ATP-binding protein, with the protein MLKAYCFILIIILGSIHCHGNGDDWVKILKEEKGVVEFYWYPSNEETEKSLNIIDGIEHDLAIAFIEFISKKYKVSIELKWLEVESFEGVLETIKNAKGGTFGASSISITEERKKFLNFTEPFMADVAVLVSNNYLPTALTEDELRRILTGNTGISIANTTLDQSLRKLQKQLGIEFEIEYETNSGKIIDRITKQTRSFGYVDIANFLDAIGQNIDVKRQFFYPVKLEGLAMIYPKGSDWQKPVEDYFNSPQFELDKFRVISKYLGSNASEIIGRISKSAEIGPLDEIVISNREKELQYERLLLAAKRDQEASRLTIILISIIVAGLAIMVLLFFLYRIKARNNDKLLSQQLLIEERNDQLRQLNDEKNNLIQVLAHDLRSPLSNILNGSQIIESNEKSLSDDGNKILGFILQSSEKMSSLIDKILDVDAIETGKHNLKVETFPVKEVISLVVEENESKAKGKSITISTSFGRKKLMVKADKVYTSQIFDNLVSNAIKYSKSDTQVKLKTSEEGDQIKISVIDHGPGLSDADKKKVFQKYQRLSAQPTKGESSIGLGLSIVKLYAERMGGTVTFESKLGKGSVFHVFLPKGK; encoded by the coding sequence ATGCTCAAAGCATACTGTTTCATATTAATCATTATTCTTGGATCTATTCATTGTCATGGGAATGGAGATGATTGGGTCAAAATCCTCAAAGAGGAAAAGGGAGTAGTAGAATTTTATTGGTACCCAAGTAATGAGGAGACTGAGAAGTCACTCAATATTATTGATGGAATAGAGCATGACTTAGCCATTGCATTTATCGAATTTATTAGTAAGAAGTATAAAGTTTCCATTGAGTTAAAATGGCTTGAAGTTGAAAGTTTTGAAGGAGTCTTAGAAACCATTAAGAATGCCAAAGGGGGAACTTTTGGGGCCTCATCAATATCTATAACGGAAGAGCGAAAGAAATTTTTAAACTTTACTGAGCCCTTTATGGCTGACGTTGCAGTTCTTGTTTCTAATAATTATTTGCCTACTGCTTTGACGGAAGACGAACTTAGAAGAATATTAACGGGGAATACAGGAATATCAATAGCGAATACTACGTTGGATCAATCCTTAAGAAAACTGCAAAAGCAGTTAGGTATTGAGTTTGAAATTGAATACGAAACAAATAGCGGGAAGATTATTGATAGGATAACCAAACAAACAAGAAGTTTCGGGTACGTTGATATTGCAAATTTTTTAGACGCTATAGGTCAAAATATAGATGTCAAACGTCAGTTTTTCTATCCGGTAAAACTTGAAGGTCTGGCTATGATCTACCCGAAGGGAAGTGATTGGCAAAAGCCAGTAGAAGATTATTTTAATAGTCCGCAATTTGAGCTTGATAAGTTTAGAGTCATTTCCAAGTACCTGGGATCCAATGCTTCGGAAATTATAGGGAGAATATCCAAGTCTGCAGAAATAGGACCACTTGATGAAATAGTTATTTCGAATAGAGAGAAGGAGCTTCAATATGAAAGACTTTTACTCGCCGCAAAACGAGATCAAGAAGCTTCACGTTTGACAATCATCCTTATCTCCATTATTGTAGCGGGTTTGGCGATTATGGTGTTACTATTTTTTCTATACAGAATCAAAGCGCGCAATAATGACAAGCTTTTGTCTCAACAACTTCTCATCGAAGAGCGAAATGATCAGTTGCGTCAGTTAAATGATGAAAAAAACAATCTTATCCAGGTACTAGCACATGATCTAAGATCACCTCTTTCAAATATTCTGAATGGATCACAAATCATTGAGTCGAATGAGAAAAGCTTAAGTGATGATGGCAATAAAATCTTAGGATTCATTCTTCAATCTTCTGAAAAAATGTCTTCTTTAATTGATAAAATATTAGACGTGGACGCGATTGAAACAGGAAAGCATAACCTTAAGGTAGAGACCTTTCCAGTCAAGGAAGTCATTAGTCTGGTTGTTGAAGAAAATGAGTCAAAAGCAAAAGGTAAGTCAATTACCATCAGTACTTCTTTCGGCAGAAAGAAACTAATGGTTAAAGCAGATAAGGTATATACTTCTCAGATTTTTGATAATCTTGTTTCAAACGCAATAAAATATAGTAAGTCAGATACCCAGGTCAAATTAAAGACCAGCGAGGAAGGAGATCAGATTAAAATCTCTGTAATTGATCATGGTCCGGGTTTGTCTGATGCCGATAAAAAGAAAGTTTTTCAGAAATACCAACGATTAAGCGCTCAACCAACCAAAGGAGAATCTTCTATTGGCTTGGGACTATCCATAGTCAAATTATACGCTGAGCGAATGGGGGGGACGGTTACTTTTGAGTCGAAGCTTGGGAAAGGTAGCGTATTTCACGTTTTCCTACCTAAAGGAAAATAG
- a CDS encoding folylpolyglutamate synthase/dihydrofolate synthase family protein, whose translation MTYEETLEYLFTRLPMYQRDGKKAYKKDLTNTIKLLDVLDNPHLSFKSVHIAGTNGKGTSAHGIAAIMQTAGYKTGLYTSPHLKNFTERIKIDGSEVPQNFVVDFVERIKPAVAEIEPSFFEITVAMAFDYFKYSSVDIAIIETGLGGRLDSTNVITPEVSLITNIGYDHMDMLGNTLEEIAREKAGIIKPNVPVIIGEKTSETQSVFEEFAEVRHTNLVYADSANWRAQSLVPDYLVKNVPGIEAVIDELKNRGWKISQTDINEGLNNLNSLTGLKGRFQILSQEPLVIADVSHNAEGLSILLQQVKSLCKGALHLIIGTVKDKDLSSIFHIFPKDSKKYWTQSSVPRALPVEELAIQGIMNGIEGECFKNVNEAITSAKEKAHPDDIILITGSTFVVAEVESI comes from the coding sequence ATGACATACGAAGAAACGCTCGAGTACCTTTTTACTCGACTTCCAATGTATCAGCGTGATGGAAAAAAAGCTTATAAGAAAGATCTGACGAATACGATTAAGCTTCTTGATGTTCTTGATAACCCTCATTTAAGTTTTAAGAGTGTCCATATTGCAGGTACAAATGGCAAAGGAACTTCGGCTCATGGAATAGCAGCTATTATGCAAACAGCAGGCTATAAAACAGGGCTTTACACCTCGCCACATTTAAAGAACTTCACTGAAAGAATTAAAATTGATGGAAGTGAAGTTCCTCAAAACTTCGTAGTTGATTTTGTTGAACGAATAAAACCAGCGGTTGCAGAAATAGAACCTTCTTTTTTTGAGATAACAGTAGCAATGGCGTTTGACTATTTCAAATACAGTAGTGTTGATATCGCGATCATTGAGACAGGTCTTGGAGGAAGGTTGGATAGTACCAATGTGATAACACCAGAAGTAAGTTTGATAACCAATATTGGATATGACCACATGGATATGCTTGGTAATACATTGGAGGAAATTGCTCGTGAGAAAGCAGGTATTATCAAACCAAATGTACCTGTAATTATAGGGGAAAAGACATCTGAGACTCAGTCAGTTTTTGAAGAGTTTGCTGAAGTGCGACACACAAATTTGGTTTATGCTGATTCTGCAAATTGGAGAGCTCAATCGTTAGTCCCAGACTACTTAGTAAAGAATGTTCCAGGTATTGAGGCAGTCATTGATGAACTGAAGAATCGAGGTTGGAAGATTTCTCAAACTGATATAAATGAAGGATTGAATAACCTTAATTCCTTGACAGGTCTAAAAGGTAGGTTTCAGATTCTAAGTCAAGAACCATTGGTTATTGCAGACGTAAGTCATAATGCGGAAGGATTGAGTATCCTACTGCAGCAAGTAAAGTCTCTTTGTAAAGGCGCATTACACCTGATCATCGGAACTGTGAAGGATAAGGATCTATCTTCTATTTTTCATATTTTCCCCAAAGACTCTAAGAAATATTGGACGCAATCTTCAGTTCCGAGAGCGCTCCCGGTCGAAGAATTAGCGATTCAAGGAATAATGAATGGTATAGAAGGGGAGTGCTTTAAAAATGTAAACGAAGCGATAACAAGTGCAAAAGAAAAGGCGCACCCTGATGATATTATCTTAATCACTGGGAGTACTTTCGTTGTTGCTGAGGTTGAATCAATCTGA
- a CDS encoding isocitrate lyase/phosphoenolpyruvate mutase family protein, translating into MQKFLDLHKKEEPLILGNVWDVSSAIHYEKMNFNAVGTSSAAIAHTLGYEDGQNMPFDFYLQIVQRIISSIKIPLSVDLEFGYGNTPSEIIDNIIKLDKLGVQGINLEDSKIVNGERVLENVKIFQEKIAEISATLKERGINIFINLRSDAFLVTNASPLNESLNRIEAYKNYVDGIFLPGITEISDIESITTNCDLPLNVMCFPNLPDFETLARAGVKRISMGNFLHQRLMNQMEKITQTVLEQNSFS; encoded by the coding sequence ATGCAAAAATTCTTAGATCTACATAAAAAAGAAGAGCCCTTAATTTTAGGAAACGTGTGGGACGTTTCTAGTGCGATACATTATGAGAAAATGAACTTCAATGCAGTTGGGACATCTAGTGCTGCGATTGCTCATACGCTAGGTTATGAAGATGGTCAAAACATGCCCTTCGACTTTTACTTGCAAATAGTCCAAAGAATAATAAGTTCAATTAAAATCCCGTTGAGTGTAGATCTTGAATTTGGATATGGGAATACTCCTAGTGAGATTATTGATAATATCATCAAATTAGATAAGCTAGGTGTCCAAGGCATCAACTTGGAAGATTCTAAGATTGTGAATGGAGAAAGAGTACTTGAGAATGTGAAAATATTTCAAGAAAAAATAGCTGAAATATCAGCCACTCTCAAAGAGAGAGGCATAAACATTTTCATCAATTTAAGATCAGACGCTTTTTTGGTGACAAATGCAAGTCCATTGAATGAGTCACTCAATAGAATAGAAGCGTATAAAAACTATGTTGATGGCATCTTTCTTCCAGGTATTACAGAAATTAGTGATATCGAGTCTATTACCACGAATTGTGATCTCCCTTTGAATGTCATGTGTTTCCCAAATCTTCCTGATTTTGAAACATTAGCTAGAGCAGGCGTGAAACGAATAAGTATGGGGAATTTCTTACATCAAAGATTGATGAATCAAATGGAAAAGATTACTCAAACAGTATTGGAACAAAATTCATTTAGTTAG
- a CDS encoding DUF427 domain-containing protein, with protein sequence MNKIKKIKSLPGQESVWDYPRPPALQKVTKHIRIICSSEIILDTNSSFRILETSHPPTYYLPISDFKTDIILRNENKSSFCEFKGMAHYYDIKAGDKIVENCAWGYENPTNPYHELKDHVCVYSQYMDECYVGDEKVLPQPGGFYGGWITSNIVGPFKGEPGSWGW encoded by the coding sequence ATGAATAAAATAAAGAAGATTAAGTCCTTACCAGGTCAGGAATCTGTTTGGGATTATCCGAGACCACCAGCGCTTCAAAAGGTTACAAAACATATTCGAATCATTTGCAGTTCGGAAATTATTTTAGACACCAATAGCTCGTTCCGAATACTCGAAACAAGTCATCCACCTACTTACTACTTGCCAATTAGTGATTTTAAAACTGATATAATCTTAAGAAATGAAAATAAAAGCTCTTTTTGCGAGTTCAAGGGGATGGCACATTATTACGATATAAAGGCGGGTGACAAGATTGTAGAGAATTGTGCGTGGGGGTATGAAAACCCTACAAATCCCTATCATGAACTTAAAGATCATGTATGTGTCTATTCGCAATATATGGATGAGTGTTATGTGGGCGATGAAAAAGTACTTCCACAGCCAGGAGGTTTTTATGGAGGCTGGATTACCTCCAATATAGTTGGACCATTCAAGGGAGAACCCGGAAGCTGGGGTTGGTAA
- a CDS encoding exonuclease domain-containing protein, translating to MSLESFSALDFETATWNPASVCQVGIVRVENGITTEEVNRLIQPPKNEYFYKNIEVHGIKPEDTLKAPLFEEVWFDIKHLIEDEVVVAHNANFDVNCLRNTLAFYDIAQPHFEVRCTRVIYRRGLAYLSKKYKIPLQHHDALSDANACAQLYLKHLKRQALPKTGSLF from the coding sequence ATGAGTTTAGAATCCTTTTCAGCGTTAGATTTTGAGACAGCTACATGGAATCCAGCAAGTGTTTGTCAAGTTGGGATTGTTCGGGTTGAGAATGGAATTACAACCGAAGAAGTGAATCGCCTCATTCAACCTCCAAAAAATGAATACTTCTATAAGAACATTGAAGTGCATGGAATCAAACCAGAAGATACACTAAAGGCTCCCCTATTTGAAGAGGTGTGGTTTGATATCAAGCATTTGATCGAAGATGAGGTAGTTGTAGCTCACAACGCAAATTTTGATGTGAATTGTTTAAGAAATACGCTTGCATTCTACGACATTGCTCAACCTCACTTCGAAGTAAGGTGTACGCGTGTAATCTATCGTAGAGGGCTAGCCTACCTTTCCAAAAAATATAAAATTCCTTTACAGCATCATGATGCTTTAAGTGATGCTAATGCTTGTGCTCAATTGTACCTGAAACATTTGAAGAGACAGGCCCTTCCTAAGACAGGAAGCCTTTTCTGA
- a CDS encoding ABC transporter ATP-binding protein translates to MAKLKLHNIRKTFDGQRDAFDCSFLEVDEGSRIGIAGETGSGKSTLLKIIAGLEKPNEGEVLLGQENIYPKLDRLIPGHPKMAYLSQSFELPKFISVEDFLLVHPYSDEEVSRMAELCRIEDLLDKDTRALSGGERQRIALAKVLMKEPEILLLDEPFSNLDTHHKHKMKSVINNIDEEIKATILMVSHESTDLLPWSEEILVLKEGEIVQQGNPKEIYFHPANEYVAGLFGDYQLIDPKRWLEVEGDERIVRPEQFQLNDHGKKGQIINIQFKGNHEELVIKVADEIVFTSSLPGKYEIGDDIHVSLSIQ, encoded by the coding sequence ATGGCAAAACTAAAATTACATAATATTCGAAAGACATTCGATGGGCAGAGAGATGCTTTTGATTGCTCTTTTTTAGAAGTTGATGAAGGCAGTAGGATAGGTATTGCCGGCGAGACTGGATCAGGAAAATCAACACTATTGAAGATCATTGCAGGGTTGGAAAAACCGAATGAAGGAGAGGTACTTCTGGGTCAGGAAAATATTTACCCAAAGCTAGATCGGCTCATTCCTGGACATCCCAAAATGGCTTACTTATCTCAGTCTTTTGAACTACCAAAATTCATTAGTGTAGAAGATTTTTTATTAGTGCATCCATATTCCGATGAAGAGGTATCGCGCATGGCAGAACTTTGCAGGATAGAAGATTTACTTGACAAGGATACACGGGCACTCTCTGGGGGAGAGAGACAAAGAATTGCACTGGCTAAAGTTTTGATGAAGGAACCTGAGATTTTACTTCTAGATGAGCCTTTTTCCAATCTAGATACGCATCATAAGCATAAAATGAAGAGTGTCATTAATAACATAGATGAAGAGATTAAGGCCACCATTTTGATGGTGTCACATGAGTCAACCGACTTACTTCCCTGGTCTGAAGAAATTCTTGTTTTGAAAGAAGGAGAGATTGTTCAACAAGGTAACCCAAAAGAGATCTATTTTCATCCAGCCAACGAATATGTAGCTGGACTATTTGGAGACTATCAATTGATCGATCCAAAGAGGTGGTTGGAGGTAGAAGGAGATGAAAGAATTGTAAGACCTGAGCAATTTCAACTCAATGATCATGGAAAAAAAGGTCAAATAATTAATATTCAATTTAAAGGAAATCACGAGGAATTAGTTATCAAAGTTGCAGATGAAATTGTGTTCACATCTTCATTACCAGGAAAGTATGAGATCGGTGATGATATACATGTATCCTTGAGTATTCAGTGA
- a CDS encoding LysR family transcriptional regulator — protein MNYTIHQLRVFQSICKNKSITKASEELYLTQPAVSIQLKKLQDQFDIPLTEVIGRQLYITDFGMEIHRVSARILQEAESLKTTVDQYKGLLSGKISISVVSTGKYVMPYFLKQFSEAHPQVELRIDVTNKNAVVESLTKNETDFSLVSVLPENPPVEAVELMENELFLVSNSDRTISKKTFKPQDISELPIIFREKGSATRMVMKQFFSDHNINPEKSMELMSNEAVKQAVNAGLGVSIMPLIGLRNELKYGSLKIIPVKGLPIVTRWNLIYTKGKRLTPAASELLNFISSHKDEIVKDHFSWVEEVK, from the coding sequence ATGAATTATACAATCCACCAGCTTCGAGTATTTCAAAGTATTTGTAAGAACAAGAGCATCACTAAAGCTTCAGAAGAACTTTATTTGACTCAGCCTGCAGTTTCGATTCAATTAAAAAAATTGCAGGATCAGTTTGATATACCTCTTACAGAGGTAATAGGAAGGCAGCTTTATATCACTGATTTTGGAATGGAAATTCATCGTGTTAGCGCAAGAATCTTGCAAGAAGCTGAATCTTTGAAAACGACAGTAGATCAATACAAAGGCCTGCTTTCTGGTAAGATTAGCATTTCAGTAGTTTCGACCGGTAAGTATGTTATGCCTTATTTTTTGAAGCAATTTTCAGAAGCACATCCTCAGGTAGAGTTGCGTATTGATGTAACAAATAAGAATGCTGTGGTAGAGAGTTTAACAAAGAATGAAACAGACTTTTCATTGGTTTCAGTACTGCCTGAAAATCCTCCTGTTGAAGCCGTGGAATTAATGGAAAACGAACTTTTTCTAGTATCTAATTCAGATCGAACAATAAGTAAAAAGACCTTTAAACCTCAGGACATAAGCGAATTGCCAATCATTTTTAGAGAAAAAGGCTCAGCTACAAGAATGGTTATGAAACAATTCTTCTCAGACCATAACATAAATCCTGAAAAGTCCATGGAACTAATGAGTAATGAAGCGGTAAAACAAGCGGTAAATGCTGGTTTAGGAGTTTCGATTATGCCATTAATAGGATTAAGGAATGAGTTGAAATATGGAAGCCTCAAGATTATTCCAGTGAAGGGCTTACCCATTGTCACTAGATGGAACTTGATTTACACAAAAGGTAAACGCTTAACACCCGCTGCAAGTGAACTTTTAAATTTCATATCCTCTCATAAAGATGAGATTGTGAAAGATCATTTTAGTTGGGTAGAAGAAGTTAAATAG